In the genome of Hippoglossus hippoglossus isolate fHipHip1 chromosome 9, fHipHip1.pri, whole genome shotgun sequence, the window AGactcatatttaaaaacagtacAAACCATGCAATGCCTTCTCTCAGAAAACAGTCCATTCTCCTACAAATGACGCATACCCTTTTGAGCCATTACATTTTAGGTCAGGCTGTACGTTTCTGTATCAACTAACGTGATACAGTGGAAACCGGACATAGTGATCACAGATATAGTGATCGAACGTTTATATGGATCTaaaagcttgggacagaatcGTTCCTATACAAATGCAGCTGAAACAATTCTGTTATAATGATCAAGTAGTCCACTTAGTGTTCATTTGGGgtctttttattcatcatgtttggACAGTATCTGTCATTCGTGCTGCGCACTGCCAACTGAAGTCGAGCACGCCTCACCATTTCCTCTGGCTTTCCGTACATTGACTAAATTTACAAATTCTGTTTCTTTTACACATGCGTACAATCAcacagtttgtctgtgtttgtgtcagagagagacagaaagagagaacgGGTTTTCGCTGTACTTGTCCCAAACACCATAGAACTGGTATCAGTAAcctgtattattaatattactgcCACCAGGATGATAAAAGAGTAGTCAAAGGCCAACGGTAGACTATACACCAAATATCATCTAGCCTAGACATGATTCTCAGTGGAAGTGACTCAGCTTCCGCCAGCACCAAACCAGAATGGCATAATAATCAGCTAGAGCAGACGACACCTATAAATAGAGCAGCACAGACAAGTGAGGGTAGAGAGGAGGGCAGAGGGATGAAACAGATACATTGAGAGTGGACAAAAGCCTGGATACAACAGAGCCTTAAGAAAAACAGATACACACTCGTTCAAGAAAATAAGCAAAagttcttttattttcagttcgGTACAAAGACTAAAAAATGTTGTGTCACAGTCACAAAGTTCATTTTGGGCAGTTAAAACTAGTAGGTACAGTGGGGAGGATCATTAACAGGCTCAGCGATGACTGAAGAAGCCTTGAGGGTGGTTGTACTTGAACGGCTTCAGACGATTTGGACCCCTGAAATTCAAAGAGGGAGTTAGAAATGCAAGAAATTAATCCACTCAGCGTCTCCTTGACcgaatgtgtgtgaaaagtttCATTATTCCTTTGTGTGGCTATGTACCTGACTGTGCGCAGGCACATCTTTTCACGGGGGAACTCTCGTGGTCCCTCCACGCTGTCATCTTGTCCTTCAGTCTCCAAATACACATCCAGGCAGACACAAAGGCGTTCAATCTGATTGGTCAGGAGCTGGTGTCCTGGACGTGGTCCCTGTAGTTCGTTTTTGAACACGTTGACCTCACATTCCATGGCCTGTAGACGAGTCAGAGTAAAACAATCAGGAAGAGTACGAGACATAAACTGTCAAAATTCTATATGcactgatatgaacattttatctCAATATAATTTTGGACCATTTGCCCCAGCACAAGCTCCTGGGCAAATGACCAATAATGAAATGTTCCTACTCGAAGGTTGTCATCAGTGCGTCCACTGCGTTCACCCTTCCagctgagggagagggagaaaagaggagagatcGCTGGGTAACGTGGACTCAGCACCACTGCGGCCTGGAGACGAGCTGAGAGGGACACACAGATAGGGACAGgttgtttataaaaaacacttcacatcGAGTCATCAATAACAGCAACTTCTATAAAGAGTGATAGTATCTACCTGTGCCTCGTTCAACCACTGCCATGAAGTACAGACCAGTCTCCTTTGCCAGACCAGCCTCAGTCACATGACGCGTATATGGCAGATCCTTGAATGGAAGAGAAACATCAGTGACTATGTGCTGCATCAGGTGCATTTCTGGACAAACACTTTCTGTGCATATGATTCCACATCTataaatgtgtcagtgtgtacCATGTACTCCTGGTGAGCGATCGTGGTCCAGCGAGCTAAACGGGAGACAACCTTGGCAGGAAACAGGTGCTGACACTCAGCAGAGACTGGGATGATGCTGtgctctgaggacacaaacaaacgcagtcAAAACTCAGTCTTTTCACGAGGGAGCATTAAATGTGGAAACTTTGAAAACAATGTACCTAAAGAGGCAAACTGTTTGTGCAAAGCCAAGCGGGACTGGACCCGTCCCCTCAGCAGCTTCATGGTGTTCTCCATGTGGCTGGCACTCAGTGAACTGCCCACACGCACACCctgggaaaaacaaacacacaccaacatgaCGCAGctgtagcacacacacacagtggtcgGCTGGGATGATATTCAGTTTTTGTACACACGTCTGAAGCATCACTCGGAAAATGCAGTCCTCCGAGACTCTGAACCCACATGTAGGGATGGCCCAGCTCCTCCACGTAATCAGCAAAGCAAACAATCCTATAAGAAAGTCAGGGGTTAATTCTGCAGGGATTTTGTTAAATTCATTAATTTgattccatatatatatatatctctttCTGTAGGGAAATCTCAGCCACTCGATGACTCCAGGTTACATCACTGCCTGAGCTGCATCGAGAGATGTGTGTGGGAAAAACTGTCTGACATCCTCACCCCACTTTATCAAACTGGTAACGATTCGCTGGATTGGGTGTTTCCCGTCCCTGGTCACTAGAGTAGAGACAGCTGACTAGAGTCTCTGATTTCAGCAAATCTCTGCAAAAGAAGAGGACATCATCACATTTTTTGgtctgaaacacagacagggCTATGGATATTAAggtccgcacacacacaaaaaaaagaaacacacccTGCACTGATGGCTGTGGTCAGGTCTGTGGTGGTGGAGACCTTGGTCTTGACCGTCATAATGTTCAGATTCATCAGGTAGTagaagaagagatggaggatgCTGCCATCTGTGGAGACAAGGTGGATAACACAGAGTGATGAACTAATCCATTAACAGCTTTATTCAATATTCTCCCCTTTCACTAATCATCCCTTCAAACGGCCCCAGGGTTTACTTTACACTGCAGCTGCATTACAGAGCGAGAACAAGGCGTGGTCACGATGCATGATAGCAGCACCCAGGGGACAGTAGATGCTTGCGGTCATTTTTAACGCTGCCACTCTCTGCAGTCAGTGTGAACTTAGTGACACTGTCCCTCAAAGAcacttgtgctgctgttttttcttttaccgcagtaaaatgtctgctgcagctggcaGCAGGGAGGAGAACTGGGGAGAGAGAAGGTACTAGAAATAAAATGAGGAACCAGAGAAAGGCTggcaatgggaaaaaaatcctttacAGCTTGTTGTAGGTGCTGCAGcatctctctcacctctccccctccctctttctccctttgGTAGAGTTAAGTCTGCATTGCAGGTCTCCCCATAATCTGTCACTATTCCTTCTGCAGCCAGCAGAGGGAACACAAGGATCAAGTGGGGTCATTATAGCAGAGAGGGTCATGCTTACTTTCTTGTGTAATCATGTATGATAATACATGATTACATATCACGAGTTACAATACGACCCAGCATGGCCACATCACAAGGATTGTAATGCAGATGAATTGTTCATATTTGGGCTTAAACATGCTGAGTAAAAACAAGGAACGTGCAGATCTATTGCGCAGACTGACACGCTTACAGAAACCGAAGCTGCACTGCTCCGCTCAACACGCAATGAATCaaccagtgtttcccattaattatctagactgtggttGCTAGTCTTATTCTAATGTGTCCCATCACAGtttgataaaacatttacacTTCTTATAACATAAGATGTTTAAGTTAGTGTTTGGCTCTGTGGATTTCTTTTAGAGCTGTCTGCAGTGCTATTTGCCTCGTCACGCTCGCACTttcgtccataaagtttttaacATCCACAGTTtaagctgcagttgtgtgcatTCAATGTAGTTCTCCTACACACGGGAACTTCTTGCACTCTGGTCTCTGTACTTGTCTCTCAGACTCTGTTGAACATGAGCACTAACTGCGTGTGCTCCTGTCACAGACTCAATCAATTCTGGGGGAAACACTGAATGAACCTACAATTTTCTCGTTCTGAAATATGACACAACCCCCATTTTTAAACCtaaaatattgttatattaGGGCCAATGCGGTATCCTGTCTCTTTAGAATTGTAGtgaatctttttttctgttcattaGATTTAGGCGCTACAAAAACGATGTGTTACCTTTACACTTGAGGTCTaagcagagggacagaggatgCCTCTTCAGCATCTCTCGTCTTTTGTCGTCCAGCTGACCACCTGTAGTTGGCCTTCTCCTCTTCTGTGAAACAACAGAAAGTTGAAAGCACAGGAAACACGAGACAGTAAGCaagaaagcaaaaataaaaagcatgtCTGACATTGTGGCATTTC includes:
- the thoc5 gene encoding THO complex subunit 5 homolog isoform X2, translating into MSSDALKKRKSKVVRSEGGTPEMKRGRGEGDQQDARVYNEEVELDGRDPEQDYLQYKESCESLATLMNEIQELKSNGAKEGCAEVEQRRMQSCIHFMNLKKLNRLAHMRLKRGRDQTHDAKQKVDVLHLQLQNLLYEVMHLQKEISKCLEFKSKHEEIDLVSEEEFYQEAPAEISRPNLTKNDPHQLTLARLDWELEQRKRLAEKYKESQSTKEKNQKSIEVKKEHLTSLQPGLNAIMQASVPVQEYLSMPFEQTQKQTEIARHLPPPLYVLFVQANAYGQACDKNLSVSISGDVEEAKALSKPPEDSQDDDSDSDAEEEQEKTKRRRPTTGGQLDDKRREMLKRHPLSLCLDLKCKDGSILHLFFYYLMNLNIMTVKTKVSTTTDLTTAISAGDLLKSETLVSCLYSSDQGRETPNPANRYQFDKVGIVCFADYVEELGHPYMWVQSLGGLHFPSDASDGVRVGSSLSASHMENTMKLLRGRVQSRLALHKQFASLEHSIIPVSAECQHLFPAKVVSRLARWTTIAHQEYMDLPYTRHVTEAGLAKETGLYFMAVVERGTARLQAAVVLSPRYPAISPLFSLSLSWKGERSGRTDDNLRAMECEVNVFKNELQGPRPGHQLLTNQIERLCVCLDVYLETEGQDDSVEGPREFPREKMCLRTVRGPNRLKPFKYNHPQGFFSHR
- the thoc5 gene encoding THO complex subunit 5 homolog isoform X1; translation: MFALRGVTKCEVRLHSLTINRPRRILYSKAMSSDALKKRKSKVVRSEGGTPEMKRGRGEGDQQDARVYNEEVELDGRDPEQDYLQYKESCESLATLMNEIQELKSNGAKEGCAEVEQRRMQSCIHFMNLKKLNRLAHMRLKRGRDQTHDAKQKVDVLHLQLQNLLYEVMHLQKEISKCLEFKSKHEEIDLVSEEEFYQEAPAEISRPNLTKNDPHQLTLARLDWELEQRKRLAEKYKESQSTKEKNQKSIEVKKEHLTSLQPGLNAIMQASVPVQEYLSMPFEQTQKQTEIARHLPPPLYVLFVQANAYGQACDKNLSVSISGDVEEAKALSKPPEDSQDDDSDSDAEEEQEKTKRRRPTTGGQLDDKRREMLKRHPLSLCLDLKCKDGSILHLFFYYLMNLNIMTVKTKVSTTTDLTTAISAGDLLKSETLVSCLYSSDQGRETPNPANRYQFDKVGIVCFADYVEELGHPYMWVQSLGGLHFPSDASDGVRVGSSLSASHMENTMKLLRGRVQSRLALHKQFASLEHSIIPVSAECQHLFPAKVVSRLARWTTIAHQEYMDLPYTRHVTEAGLAKETGLYFMAVVERGTARLQAAVVLSPRYPAISPLFSLSLSWKGERSGRTDDNLRAMECEVNVFKNELQGPRPGHQLLTNQIERLCVCLDVYLETEGQDDSVEGPREFPREKMCLRTVRGPNRLKPFKYNHPQGFFSHR